CCGAGATCAGGACCTCGTCGAGCAGGACCTGGGCCGCCAGCCCGACCGACGGCTGGACCCCGGCATCGGCGAGCGGGTGGCCCGGCGGCCCTCCGCCCCGGGAGTACGACCAGCTACGCGCCAGGAAGGCCGCCGCCCGGGGGCCGGCCTGGGCCACGCCGATCGTGCGAGGGTCGAGGAGGAAGCGCCGGGCCACCCGCCACGGCGGCTCAGACAAGGGCGTCGGCGCCCAGCAGCACCCGGAGCTCCCCGGCCAGCCCGTTGCTCGAGTCGGCGTTGTACTGGGGTGGCAGCCGCAGCACCTTCTGGCCGACGTGGAGGTACACGGGGCACGCACCGGGGTGCTCGAGCAGGACGTTCTTGAGCCGGGTGACGATGGTGTCGGTGAGGGCGCCGACCGGCAGCACGATGCGCAGGTCGCGCGCCCCGCTCACGACCAGCTCGGGCCGGCGGACCTCCATGCACACGAGCTTCGGCTCGTCGTCGCGGTTGTCGAGCCGCCCCTTGAGGCAGACGATGGCGTCGTCGGCCAGCAGGCTGCCCCACTCCTGCATGGTCTTGGGGAACACGAAGACCTCGATGGCCGACTGGAGGTCCTCCAACGTGAAGGTGGCCATCAGGTCCCCCCGCTTGGTGTAGCGGCGGGACAGGCCGGTGACCACGCCTCCCACCAGCTTGACCTCCCCCTCGCGGCCGGGGGCCGGGTCGCGCAGCTCGGCGATCGTGCAGTCGACGAGGCGCCGCAGCGAGCCCTCCACGCCCATCAGCGGATGATCGCTGATGTACAGCCCGAGCATCTCCTTCTCGGCCGCCAGCTTCTCGGACTTGTCGAACTCCAGGTCGGGTATCGGCACCCGGCTGTCGTCGAACACCGACCCACCGGAGTCCGAGGCCTCCAGCCCCCCGAACAGGCTCATGATGCCCTGCTCCGCCTCGCGACGCCGGGCCAGCATGCGGTCGACGATCTGCTCGAAAACGAGGCACAGGCCCTTGCGGGGATGGCCGAGCGAGTCGAAGGCGCCCGCTTTGATCAGCGACTCCATGGCCCGCTTGTTGAGCACGATCGGGTCCACCCGCTCGCAGAAGTCGTAGAAGTCCACGAAGGGGCCGTTCTTCTCCCGCTCGGAGACGATCAGCCCCACCAGAGCCTCTCCGACGTTGCGGACCGCGGACAGCCCGAAGGGGATCGAGCCCGGCCCGGGCAGGTCGGCCACCGGGCCCCGGGCCACGAAGTCGGACTCGGAGACGTTGACGTCGGGGACGAGGACCTTGACGGCCAGGGCCCGGCACTCGGCCAGATAGACGGCGGTCTTGTCCTTGTCGTCCTTGACGCTGGTCAGCAGGGCGGCGAGGTACTGCACCGGGTAGTGGGCCTTGAGCCAGGCGGTCTGGTAGGCGACCAGGCCGTAGCCGTAGGCGTGCGCCTTGGGGAAGGCGTAGTCGGCAAAGGGCTCGATGATGTCGAACAGCCTCGTGCCCAGCTCCTGGCCGTAGCCCGTGCGCTCGCAGCTCGCCACGAACTGCTCGCGCTCCTTGGCCATGAGCTCACGGATCTTCTTGCCACAGGCCTTGCGGAGGTTGTCGGCCTCCTCCAGCGAGTAGCCCGCGAAGCGCTGGGCCACGCGCATCAGGCTCTCCTGGTAGATCATCAGCCCGTAGGTGTCGCCGAGTAGCTCCTCCATGTCGGCGTGGAGGTAGGTGATCGGCTTGCGGCCGTTCTTGCGATCGGCGTAGTCGTTGTGCATGTTGGCCGCCATCGGGCCGGGCCGGTACAACGCCACGAGGGCGGCCACATCGTCGAAGGAGGTGGGCGCCAACGACCGCTCGAGAGCGCGCATCGGGCCACCCTCCAGCTGGAACACGCCGATGCTCTCCCCCCGGCGCAGCATCGCCAGGGTCGGGTCGTCGTCGAGGGGGATCGAGTCGATGTCGGGGCGGTGGCCGGTGGACTCGTCGATGAGGTCGAGGGCCCGCTCGATGACCGACAGGTTGCGCAGCCCGAGGAAGTCCATCTTGAGCAGGCCGAGGTCCTCGACCCCGTGCATCTCGTACTGGGTGACGATGGGCGCCGACGACGGGTCCCCACCGGACTCCGGCTTGCGCTGGATGGGCAGGTACTCGGTCAGTGGATCGTGGGTGATG
This DNA window, taken from Acidimicrobiales bacterium, encodes the following:
- the dnaE gene encoding DNA polymerase III subunit alpha, with amino-acid sequence RGAAERYGDPIPADVMERLGYELSVLSDMGFSAYFRVVWDLIRHARESNIRVGPGRGSAAGCCVAYCLRIVEIDPMRNGLIFERFLNPGRKSMPDIDMDFDERFRGEMIRYAAERYGWDHVAQIVTFSTIKARAAVRDAARVLGYPYAVGDRIAKAMPPLVMGRDTPLRACLEQDPKHADGYKAAAELRDMYATDPEAKKVIDVARGLEGLRRQDGIHAAAVVITHDPLTEYLPIQRKPESGGDPSSAPIVTQYEMHGVEDLGLLKMDFLGLRNLSVIERALDLIDESTGHRPDIDSIPLDDDPTLAMLRRGESIGVFQLEGGPMRALERSLAPTSFDDVAALVALYRPGPMAANMHNDYADRKNGRKPITYLHADMEELLGDTYGLMIYQESLMRVAQRFAGYSLEEADNLRKACGKKIRELMAKEREQFVASCERTGYGQELGTRLFDIIEPFADYAFPKAHAYGYGLVAYQTAWLKAHYPVQYLAALLTSVKDDKDKTAVYLAECRALAVKVLVPDVNVSESDFVARGPVADLPGPGSIPFGLSAVRNVGEALVGLIVSEREKNGPFVDFYDFCERVDPIVLNKRAMESLIKAGAFDSLGHPRKGLCLVFEQIVDRMLARRREAEQGIMSLFGGLEASDSGGSVFDDSRVPIPDLEFDKSEKLAAEKEMLGLYISDHPLMGVEGSLRRLVDCTIAELRDPAPGREGEVKLVGGVVTGLSRRYTKRGDLMATFTLEDLQSAIEVFVFPKTMQEWGSLLADDAIVCLKGRLDNRDDEPKLVCMEVRRPELVVSGARDLRIVLPVGALTDTIVTRLKNVLLEHPGACPVYLHVGQKVLRLPPQYNADSSNGLAGELRVLLGADALV